The sequence below is a genomic window from Lolium perenne isolate Kyuss_39 chromosome 7, Kyuss_2.0, whole genome shotgun sequence.
agtggtaataacaatctgaaataaagatggcagcaagcaaacatgcagtagaacagtaaataaatggtgattcgatatttggaaacaaggcctagggatcctactttcactagtggacactctcaacaatgatcacataataaaactactctacactctcttgttggataacaaacaccattcatggtgtagggctataaaagcacacctcaagccggagtaaacaagctccacaacatccggagttcatattaaagtaacctctagagtgcataatagaccgttgcaatttagaccgagtactaacatagcatacacactgtcaacaatagctatgaaagggggaatagatcgcatcaatactatcatagtaatagttaacttcataatctacaagagattacaatcataatctacgcaaagtactacatgatgcacacactgtcaacattacatcatggaggaggaatagaatactcgggggagaactactccctcctcatcatgggagacagcaacgacgatgaagatggcacatagattaatagtacaaagctcatgatcacataaagatcacaccatgggagagagagatgaaccacatagctaccggtagagccctcagcctcgggggagaactactccctcctcatcatgggagacagcaacgacgatgaagatggcggtggtgtcgatggagatgactccggggcaattccccgtcccggcggcgtgccggaacagagacttctgtcccccgaaacagagtttcgcgatggcggcggcgcccctggagtctttctggagtttcgtcaattggtgtcgggtttttaggtcacgagggactttataggcgaagaggcggagtcggaagggcgccagggttccctcaccacatggcggcgggaccagggtgggacccgcgcccccctatggtgtgagtcccccttggccccccctccggctctccttcggtgttctggaacattccgggGGAAATAaggtgtttggcttttgtttcgtcgaattccgagaatattgcccgaacagcctttctggaaccaaaaacagcagaaaacaggaactggcactgtggcatcttgttaataggttagttccgtaaaatgcataaaatcattataaagtgtgagcaaaacatgtaggtattgtcataaaactagcatggaacatcagaaattatagatacgttggagacgtatcaatgttcaTGGGTATATTCATCACAATGCAAGAACCAACTCCTCATCAGAAGTCACAGTCATAGGGAATCGAACTCTTAGCTCGAACTCATCTACATTTGCCAAATGGATGTATCAATCTAGAATTAAAACAACACAGCAAAGTTAAGGAAAAAAATGTTGCGAAAAAGAGAAAAATTTAACCCCTTTGACAAAGTATCAAACACTGGCTGTGCAACACGGAGCTTCGGGGGACGGCGGTACGTGTCCGCGTCCACGGCGGCGGTAGAGGAACTATAGCCAGTCGGTAGCCTCAAATGCGTCCTCAAATGCGTCGATGCACGGCAGGCGAGGCGGGGCTGGTGGGCAACGGTGGGATGCCTGGTGGGCGCGAGGTGGAGCCGGTCAGTGACCCGTTGACTTCGGCTGGACTCTGCTGTGCGGGAGCTCTCGGATGGCACATCGAATCGAAGATGCCCGGTATTTTGTGGCCCCATAGACCACCGCGCGAGCCGGAATCGGGCCGGCTGGCGGTGGATTTTCACGATGGCTGCATGGGGAAAATATCTAGTGATACCGTaccttaaatgataccatgataccattcttcaaaattttgaattgtaagtgtcaaaaaattcgaaAACAAATTTTTGGCTGTTCACAAGATGTGTGTTTACATTCTACAGAACTTTCAGACCCAAATTCAAAATACacaaacagaaataaaaagacaAATACTATGTGAATAGTGCCATTTTGTGCTTTTGTCTTTATGTGACACTattcatgttggatttctcttttttgtttctctgaGGGTGTTTCGAATTTGGTCATACAAGTTACAGGACATGCAAACACACATCTTGTGAACATGTAAAATTTTGTTTCCGAATTTTTTGACGCTTACAGTTCAAATTTTAAAgagtggtatcatggtatcaaataaggtgtggtatcactagatatgttctcGCATGCATGGTGTTTTCGGCCATCTCAAGTTGTGGGACGAGTCGGGCAAGATGGGGTTGGGGCCAACAGGCGATGGGGGAGCAACGACAGGTCAATTCCCCATGGCGGTGGGCAGTGGATTTTCACGATGGCTGCGTGGTGCTTTTGGCCATCTCAAGCTGTGGGACAAGTCGGGCAAGATGGGGTTGGGGCCAGAAggcgacgagcgagcgaggacatGTCAATTCCCCGTGTCGGTGGGCTGGATTTAGCCCGGGTTTgccggggcgggggggggggggggaggggtggaggaggaggacgcgcctGGGAGGAGGAGGGTGGCGGTTGGAGCTCGCACACGGCCTTTTTTTTTACGATAATCACCTCTTGCATGGCCTGTTACAAAATTTACATCGCGATGTAAATAATTTAGATTGTTTTTTAATCTACATCACCCGCTGGAACTGATTTTTTTTGGCTAATGCGATGTTAACTAATATTTATATTACATCTTCATCATCTGTTAGGGCGCAggttgatgacgcgtcaagcacacgcccgttgggaaccccaagaggaaggtgtgatgcgtacagcagcaagttttccctctgtaagaaaccaaggttatcgaaccagtaggagtcaaggagcacgtgaaggttgttggtgacggagtgtagtgcggcgcaacaccagggattccgccgccaacgtggaacctgcacaacacaatccaaatactttgccccaacttaacagtgaggttatcaatctcactggcttgctgtaacaaaggattaaatgtatggtgtggaaaatgatgtttgtatgcgaagaacagtaaagaacaatgtttgcagtagattgtattcagatgtaaaagaatggaccgggattcacagttcactagtggtgtctctccaataagaaatagcatgttgggtgaacaaattacagttgggcaattgacaaataaagagggcataacaatgcacatacatatcatgatgagtagtgtgaaattcaatcgggcattacgacaaagtacatagaccgctatccagcatgcatctatgcctaaaaagtccacctttgggttagcgtccgcaccccttccagtattaagttgcaaacaacagacaattgcattaagtatggtgtgtaatgtaatcaacacaaatatctttagacaaagcattgatgttttatccctagtggcaacagcacatccacaaccttagaactttctgtcactgtcccagatttaatggaggcatgaacccactatcgagcataaatactccctcttggagttacaagtatcaacttggctagagcctctactaacaacggagagcatgcaagatcataaacaacacatatatgatagattgataatcaacataacatagtattccatattcatcggatcccaacaaacacaacatgtagcattacaaatagatgatcttgataatgataggaagctcacaagatctaacatgatagcacaatgaggagaagacaaccatctagctactgctatggacccatagtccaggggtgaactactcacacatcaatccggaggcgatcatggtgatgaagagtcctccgggagatgatttccctctccggcagggtgccggaggcgatctcctgaatcccccgagatgggattggcggcggcggcgtctctggaaggttttccgtatcgtggctctcggtactggggttttcgcgacgaaggctttaagtaggcggaagggcagggttggaggcggcgcgaggggcccaccccatagggcggcgcgggccccacccaggccgcgcggccctatggtggcggcgcctcgtcgccccacttcgtattcccttcggtcttctggaagcttcgtggaaaaataagaccctgggtgttgatttcgtccaattccgagaatatttcctttgtaggatttctgaaaccaaaaacagcagaaaacagcaactggctcttcggcatctcgtcaataggttagtgccggaaaatgcataataatgacataaagtgtgtataaaacatgtgagtatcatcataaaagtagcatggaacatatgaaattatagatacgtttgggatgtATCACAGGTCGCATTCGATTTGGCCCGCATTAGTGGAGTAGAAATTGGGTTGTTTGGTTGCCCGGAAGGCCTCTGCGTTATGGTTGAACCGGTTCTAGAAGCACCTCTAGGCCTGGTCCGGGAGGAACTGACGATTCGCCTGTTTCCAGCGAGCCACCCTCATCTCGCGCTCCGCTGTTGCAAAAGGGAAATTTTCCCTGCACGAGCATGGACGAGGATGGAGATGGCGCGATCTCGAGCGCGTAGTGGCGAAAAGCGAAAAGGGGGACAGGAAGCATTGAATCACCTCCCACCGAGCACGCTCCTCTATTTATACCCCCACACTCACCGCTCGGTTCAAATCCACCATTACCCCCTCATATCGAGCTCCACCTCCGGTCTTCGAGAAGTTAAGCGGCACATAGATCTCCggtcggtgacgatggcggtgGTTCAGAGTCATCCTCTTCTTTGGCGAGTTCTCGTTAACCTTCGGCGATGAATGTAAGCACCACACCGTCGGCCAAGGTTAGATCTTGGTAGGGATTGGCAGATGTGGCTAGGATTTTCGGTTTATGGTTTGACATGATCTGTACTTGTCCATCGCTGCTCTGCCATTTCTGCCCCAAATGTGCCGATTCATCACGATTTCCGCCCTGCCATTTGCCATGTCTTGTATGATCGTAGTTAGGTTCATTTTTTGTTCACTAACTCGGTAGTACATATTTGGTTCACCAAAGCTGTAGGTTATGATCTGTGTGCTTATTCATCTGTGATATCTGGTTATTGTGTAGGAATCCTTTTGGCGACGACGTCAGCTAGGCCCTGCTCTGCGTGGGGGTGTCACAGATCCCCCATTGTTGAGTCCCAGGGGTTGTAGATCGATGTGCCGATCGACGAGGCACCAGTGGCTTCCCTTGTGGCCCAGGTGGCGGCAAGGATGGCCACCACAAGGAAGAGGAAGGCCAAGAACCGCAGTGACACAGAGAAGACCATGAgagctgcatagaagggagccgtgaAATGCCTCCTCTCATGTCCAGCTTCATCCTTGCAAAAATGTACGTGTTGATTGAAAGTAGGGTCCAAATTGACAATGGCTTCAAGGAAATCCACCTTACTACCGTGGCCAAAGCCCTAATGAAGCACCGTAGTGTTGACGTTAGCTTTAGACAAACCACCTGAGAAAGTGTAGAGTGAGGTGAATTATCGTTAGCAGGCTCCACGATCCTAGCGGTGCTCAACGGTGAGACGGGAGCAAAACCATCCTAGTGGAGGTTGTCAGGttgaccactaccatgaccacctgGCCATTTAACTGCGCGAACCAAAATTTCCATATAGACAGCGTGCGAAATATTAGCTGCGCGAACAAAAATTTCAACGTCTCTGCAACCTCTGGCCATTTAGATTGGGTCCCTCAGTCACATATCCTTGACTTCAAATGACTATGCAGACGCTGTGACTTGTAAGGCGCGCTCGATCCTTTTCGTAGCCATGCGGTAACGTGTGGTTCTGCCTCTGCGTCTAGGGCTGGAAGGCCTAGCTTTCGATCTACGCAGCCCTTGACACTGGCTGCTGCCTTCTGACTTGCACAGCCCATTCATTTTATAATTTTTCCAAGAAATAATCGAGAAATGACTGGGCCCAGTTTACCGAGAAGCAGCCTCAGATCTTCATCCAACGGTTGAGCAATTTTCCCTTAGAGCAGCGTTCTCCTTTGTAGAACACACGGTTTCTTGGCTCTCAAGTGGGGCATGCATGGTTTCCTTGATTCTCAAGCTTACTTCTTCTCCCCTTGGCGAGCCTCCCAGCTCTTTCGCCCTTGGTTAATTGCCGCGGCGGCGCACCCAAACCACCTGGCTTCCTGTTCTTGCCGGATCGGATTCATATACGTATAGGACTGTGTATATGCCATATCACCTAACCGATCGACCCCTGAGGGCAACGATCCTTCTACCCAAGAGCAATATGATTTACACGGCCATGTCGACCGAGTCGGAGCAATGccatggcggaggaggcggaaccGACGACGACAGCCTGCCCGAGGACCAGATGTTCGAGCTGCTCACCCGCGTCTCCCTCGACGACCTCGCCGCGTGCCGCCAGGTTTCCGCCCAGTGGCGCCGGCTCACGTACGAGCCGGCGTTCGGGCCGCAGCACTGCCGCTGCCGCGCCGACGCCGTCGTCTCGGGCTACTTCGTCCAGGGCATGGCCCGCAACCGCTACTCCGCCACATTTGTCTCCATGAcgcgcccctcctcctcctccccacccgtTCCGCCAGTCTCGCTCGACTTCCTGCCCTGCGCGCACGTCCGCGTCGAGGCCGTCTCCGCGCACCGCGGCCTCGCGTGCTGCGTCGACGCCGACGCGCGCGTGGGTGGCAAGGCGTCCTCCGCGCGGTGCTACTACGCGTGCAAGCCCGCCACCAGGCAGTGGCTGGCGCTGCCCAACCCGAGGCTGCGCTTCCCCACGGCGGCCACCGCGATGGTGGCGCGCCCGGCCGGCGCAGGCGCCGCGGCGGACTTCAAGATCCTCCGGCTCTCGGTCGCCACGCTGCGGGACCGCCTGCGCTGCGAGATCTTCGACTCGCGGAGGGGCGCGTGGCGGCGGTCCGCGGAGGTGATGCTGTGGCCGGAGTCGCTCGTGGCCGCCGGCCCGGCGACGAGGGTCCACGGCGCCATGCACTGGCTCCGGTGGCCAGACAGTCTCACGGGCGCCAGCGACATCTTTGCTTTCGACATGAAGAGCGAGACGTGGAGACTCATCGGCCTCCCGCCGGAGGTGGGGGAGGACAGAGGGGAGAGGTGGGCGACCAAGAAGCTGATGACGGTGGAAGGGAAGCTGTGCCTGGCAGTGATCGAGGACGAGGAGGCTGCGGTGTGGGTGATAGATGGCTACGGCAGGCAGCAGGAGAGGTGGGAGAAGAAGATGGCGGTGAGCTTGAAGGGACTCGCGGTGAACCAAGGGAGAGACCTCGTACTCAGAGATCTCTGCTCCTCCGAGGTCGCCTTCTTCAACAGTGTATACAGAGTGATCTGGTAATCAAATTGCTCGTTGAAGCCCCTTTTAGCTTTAGCAGTACAATCTTCTCAAACACAGGACTAATCTCTCTTTTTTACAGGTACGATTTTTGGAAGGGCAAGGTAGTAGAAGTCCCGGTGCATCACAAATGCATACATGAAGTTTTCAAGTACGAGTCAGATCTGGACCCTTGGGACATTGACGAAAACAAAATCTAGACTGGGATAGATACACACTGCTGAGATATGCATTTTGGAAGCTCACATTTTCCAGAACTGCCAGTGTCGTCTATTCTCACTATCCCGGTCGAGCCTTTAGTTTTCGTGAGAGAAGTCAGCACGAGTCTTGATGATGTCGACAAATTCAATTAGTTTCATTTTGTTGTTATCACCGTTTTAGAATTTAGATTAATTATTGCATTTTTCATTTGGGAGACAATA
It includes:
- the LOC127321867 gene encoding F-box protein At5g49610, with the translated sequence MSTESEQCHGGGGGTDDDSLPEDQMFELLTRVSLDDLAACRQVSAQWRRLTYEPAFGPQHCRCRADAVVSGYFVQGMARNRYSATFVSMTRPSSSSPPVPPVSLDFLPCAHVRVEAVSAHRGLACCVDADARVGGKASSARCYYACKPATRQWLALPNPRLRFPTAATAMVARPAGAGAAADFKILRLSVATLRDRLRCEIFDSRRGAWRRSAEVMLWPESLVAAGPATRVHGAMHWLRWPDSLTGASDIFAFDMKSETWRLIGLPPEVGEDRGERWATKKLMTVEGKLCLAVIEDEEAAVWVIDGYGRQQERWEKKMAVSLKGLAVNQGRDLVLRDLCSSEVAFFNSVYRVIWYDFWKGKVVEVPVHHKCIHEVFKYESDLDPWDIDENKI